The following proteins are co-located in the Flavobacterium sp. CECT 9288 genome:
- a CDS encoding SRPBCC family protein, which yields MALTIFIATQKGDFTVERSHIIKAPKNTVYQFVNDLRNWEDFATWISKDAASNLAFSEKSIGNGATMTWDNQTSSGSIATLSTQENDSISQKMDFDGSESSVVLRFKDTLNGTKVTWKSQGKMSFTMKVMAAMQGGIDKIMGRVYEKSLEKLEKTLVFETNTFNIKVIGLSTKSGTNYLKQTFTSKLTSVSKNANIVFNKLTAFCTNNGVETNGKPFLLFHNYNATTGLAQISFCIPTKNRILTSSGSDILSGTLEPFEAIKTTLTGDYTHISKAIQQSNAYIAKNKVVVSPNFSHLEVFKINKIDIKNPSKWETEVYVPLPPKVIPVTAPVKPATIAPVTTSNPPAPTEIKEEDSEF from the coding sequence GTGGCTTTGACTATATTTATTGCCACTCAAAAAGGAGATTTCACTGTAGAAAGAAGCCATATTATCAAAGCGCCTAAGAATACTGTATACCAATTTGTTAATGATTTAAGAAACTGGGAAGATTTTGCAACTTGGATATCTAAAGATGCAGCTTCAAACCTTGCTTTTTCAGAAAAATCAATAGGCAACGGAGCTACAATGACTTGGGATAACCAAACAAGTTCAGGATCAATTGCAACACTTTCAACACAAGAAAACGATAGTATTTCACAAAAAATGGATTTTGATGGCAGTGAATCATCAGTAGTATTGCGTTTTAAAGACACTTTAAATGGAACTAAAGTGACTTGGAAATCTCAAGGAAAAATGAGCTTTACCATGAAAGTAATGGCTGCAATGCAAGGCGGAATAGATAAAATAATGGGTCGCGTTTACGAAAAAAGTTTAGAGAAACTCGAAAAAACATTGGTTTTTGAAACCAATACTTTCAATATAAAAGTCATTGGTCTAAGCACAAAATCAGGAACAAATTACTTAAAACAAACCTTTACAAGCAAGCTTACTAGCGTTTCTAAAAATGCTAATATCGTATTTAATAAATTAACTGCTTTTTGTACCAATAATGGCGTAGAAACAAATGGAAAACCATTTTTATTGTTTCACAATTACAATGCAACAACAGGATTAGCACAAATTTCTTTTTGTATTCCTACTAAAAACCGAATTTTGACCAGTTCAGGTAGTGATATTTTATCAGGTACATTAGAGCCATTTGAAGCCATAAAAACAACTTTAACAGGCGATTATACTCACATAAGCAAGGCTATACAACAGTCCAACGCCTACATAGCTAAAAATAAAGTAGTTGTAAGTCCTAATTTTAGCCATTTAGAAGTTTTTAAAATTAATAAAATCGACATTAAAAATCCATCAAAATGGGAAACTGAGGTTTATGTGCCGCTTCCGCCAAAAGTGATTCCCGTAACTGCTCCTGTAAAACCTGCTACAATTGCGCCTGTAACGACTAGCAACCCACCCGCTCCAACAGAAATCAAAGAAGAAGATTCTGAATTTTAA
- a CDS encoding oxidoreductase — MNCRFSFILWVLFIVSCKSQVNANKTGIESSVFKNVSIDTLFEDKISIRSLVIDGTKIWYVADKNRYGYFDLVTNKKTERKIIKDTLQLEFRSNAQTREYVYALSVSNPALLYQISKKDLTAKLVYQENHEKVFFDSMQFWNNKEGIAMGDPVSTGLNVIITRDGGASWKKVPDMLMPTTSAGEAAFAASNTNIIVKGSSTWIVSGGVKSRVFYSPNKGKSWTVYETPIVQGKSMTGIFTADFYDEKIGFVSGGDYENRNQNHSNKAITVDGGKTWNLVAENTAFGYASCAQYVPNSKGKGIVTVGYSGIFYSGDGCVSWKQLATDSKLNTIRFINETTAIAAGQNKMIRLQFN; from the coding sequence AATAAAACGGGGATAGAAAGCTCTGTTTTTAAGAATGTAAGTATTGATACCTTATTTGAAGATAAAATAAGCATTAGATCTTTAGTGATTGATGGAACTAAAATTTGGTATGTAGCTGATAAAAATCGATATGGCTACTTTGATTTGGTAACCAATAAAAAAACCGAACGCAAGATTATCAAGGATACGTTGCAACTAGAGTTTAGAAGTAATGCACAAACTAGAGAATATGTTTATGCTTTAAGTGTATCGAATCCTGCTTTGTTATATCAAATTTCAAAAAAAGATTTAACTGCTAAATTGGTCTATCAAGAAAATCATGAAAAGGTTTTTTTTGATAGTATGCAATTTTGGAATAATAAAGAAGGTATAGCCATGGGAGACCCTGTTTCTACTGGTTTAAATGTTATCATTACTCGTGATGGCGGAGCTTCATGGAAAAAAGTTCCTGACATGCTCATGCCTACAACAAGTGCTGGAGAGGCTGCTTTTGCAGCAAGCAACACTAATATTATAGTAAAAGGTTCTTCTACTTGGATTGTTTCTGGGGGAGTTAAGTCAAGAGTTTTTTATTCGCCAAATAAAGGAAAGTCTTGGACAGTTTATGAAACGCCTATTGTACAGGGTAAAAGTATGACAGGAATATTTACTGCCGATTTTTATGATGAAAAAATAGGGTTTGTATCTGGTGGAGATTATGAAAATAGAAATCAAAATCATTCTAATAAAGCCATAACTGTAGATGGAGGAAAAACTTGGAACCTAGTAGCTGAGAATACGGCTTTTGGTTATGCATCTTGTGCGCAATACGTGCCTAATAGTAAAGGGAAAGGTATCGTTACGGTGGGTTACTCTGGAATATTTTATTCTGGGGATGGTTGCGTTTCTTGGAAGCAATTAGCAACAGATTCAAAACTGAATACCATTCGCTTTATTAATGAAACTACGGCTATTGCTGCTGGTCAAAACAAAATGATTCGGTTGCAATTTAATTAA
- a CDS encoding LysR substrate-binding domain-containing protein, with protein MTITQLKYVLAVAEHKNFTLAAEKCFVTQPTLSMQIQKIEEELSIQIFDRTKKPIQLTDIGQKIVNQAKNIVVEADRIQDIVEQQKGFIGGEFRLGIIPTIMPTLLPMFLNNFIKKYPKVKLIIEELNTNEIITKLNNGHLDAGIAATPLLEEKIKEIVLYYEPFVAYIPESHHHFQKNEIEVSDLNLDEILLLQDGHCFRDGILNLCKSGDRNEASHFQIESGSFETLIKLADEGLGTTLLPYLHTLDLKESDALKLRHFKEPKPAREVSLIFPKSELKIQIIDALRTTIAGVIKGAIVFQNVQIISSISKK; from the coding sequence ATGACAATCACTCAATTAAAATATGTTTTAGCTGTAGCTGAACATAAAAACTTTACACTTGCTGCCGAGAAATGTTTTGTAACTCAACCTACCTTGAGTATGCAAATTCAAAAAATTGAAGAGGAGTTGAGTATCCAAATTTTTGATCGAACAAAAAAACCCATTCAACTCACTGATATTGGTCAGAAGATTGTAAACCAAGCAAAAAATATTGTAGTTGAAGCAGACCGTATTCAAGATATTGTAGAGCAACAAAAAGGATTTATTGGTGGTGAATTTAGACTAGGAATCATTCCAACTATCATGCCTACGCTATTGCCAATGTTCCTTAACAATTTTATAAAAAAATATCCAAAAGTTAAGCTCATCATAGAAGAACTGAACACGAATGAAATCATCACAAAACTTAATAATGGTCATCTTGATGCAGGAATTGCTGCTACACCTTTATTAGAAGAAAAAATAAAAGAGATTGTATTGTATTACGAACCTTTTGTAGCTTATATCCCGGAGAGTCATCATCATTTTCAAAAAAATGAAATTGAAGTATCTGATTTAAATTTAGATGAAATTTTATTACTTCAAGATGGACACTGCTTTAGAGATGGGATCTTGAACCTTTGTAAAAGTGGCGATAGAAATGAAGCGAGCCATTTTCAAATAGAAAGTGGGAGTTTTGAAACCCTAATAAAACTAGCAGATGAAGGTCTCGGGACAACCTTGTTGCCTTACCTACACACCTTAGACCTTAAAGAAAGTGATGCTCTAAAACTTAGACACTTTAAGGAACCAAAACCTGCCAGAGAGGTAAGCTTAATTTTCCCTAAAAGTGAATTAAAAATTCAAATTATAGATGCACTAAGAACTACAATTGCAGGAGTAATTAAAGGAGCAATAGTATTTCAAAACGTTCAAATTATTAGTTCTATATCAAAAAAATAA
- a CDS encoding sensor of ECF-type sigma factor, protein MNNSKIILLLALLFVSFNFYAQGESMKEKREQIKVLKAAFFTTEIGFTTTEAEKFWPVYNTYDDKQFELRHQKMKSYVKRMSDGSLDKINEKEAKLFLAQIEGTEEELFLVRKRFLQNLRTFLPAVKIVKLKKAEEDFNKKLLQQYRNNGQKN, encoded by the coding sequence ATGAATAATTCAAAAATAATACTCCTCCTTGCTTTATTATTTGTTTCTTTTAATTTTTACGCTCAAGGCGAAAGCATGAAAGAAAAAAGAGAGCAAATAAAAGTTTTGAAAGCTGCTTTTTTCACCACAGAAATAGGATTTACAACCACCGAAGCCGAAAAGTTTTGGCCTGTTTACAATACTTATGATGATAAACAATTTGAGTTAAGACATCAAAAAATGAAATCCTATGTAAAACGAATGAGCGATGGCTCTCTTGATAAAATTAACGAGAAAGAAGCTAAACTTTTTTTAGCTCAAATTGAGGGCACAGAAGAAGAATTATTCTTAGTTCGCAAACGCTTTTTACAAAATTTGAGAACGTTTTTACCTGCTGTAAAGATTGTAAAATTAAAAAAGGCTGAAGAAGATTTCAATAAAAAATTACTCCAACAATACCGTAATAACGGACAAAAAAATTAA
- a CDS encoding RNA polymerase sigma factor has protein sequence MQEEQEFINQLLNPKTQNQAFQRLLLEYQKPLYNHIRTIVLNHDDTDDVLQNCFIKIFQHLKGFKGDSKLFSWMYRIATNEALTFLKQKARANNISSEALQNKTLDNLEADVFFDGNEMQLKLQRAIAALPEKQQLVFKMKYFQELKYEEISEILGTTVGGLKASYHLAVKKIEAFVSST, from the coding sequence GTGCAGGAAGAACAGGAATTTATAAACCAATTATTAAACCCCAAAACGCAGAATCAAGCGTTTCAGAGGTTGCTATTGGAATATCAAAAACCTTTATACAACCACATTCGTACCATTGTTTTAAATCATGATGATACAGATGATGTTTTGCAAAATTGTTTCATTAAAATTTTTCAACATCTTAAAGGTTTTAAAGGAGACAGCAAACTTTTTTCTTGGATGTACCGTATTGCCACAAATGAGGCCTTGACTTTCTTAAAACAAAAAGCCCGTGCTAATAATATCTCATCTGAAGCTTTACAAAATAAAACACTTGACAATCTAGAAGCCGATGTTTTTTTTGACGGAAATGAAATGCAATTAAAACTGCAACGCGCAATAGCCGCTTTACCAGAAAAACAGCAACTAGTTTTTAAAATGAAATACTTTCAAGAACTTAAATATGAAGAAATATCAGAAATTTTAGGCACCACAGTAGGCGGGTTAAAAGCCTCCTATCACCTAGCCGTAAAAAAAATTGAAGCTTTTGTTTCTTCCACTTAA
- the mnmD gene encoding tRNA (5-methylaminomethyl-2-thiouridine)(34)-methyltransferase MnmD → MKREIIQTLDGSTTIHLPEWDECYHSKHGAIQEAEHVFIKNGLALFPNTNVSILEIGFGTGLNAFITFLESIKRSQTINYVGVEAYPVSALEVLAMNYVAELDAEQHKAIFETMHTSNWEEKIILAPHFEITKRKQFFEQIEDVDAFDLIYFDAFGYRVQPDLWSTEIFERMYKALKKDGVLVTYAARGVVKRSMIEVGFTVEKLAGPPGKREMFRAFKK, encoded by the coding sequence GTGAAAAGAGAAATAATTCAAACTCTAGATGGTTCTACAACGATTCATTTACCAGAATGGGATGAGTGTTACCATTCTAAACACGGTGCCATACAAGAGGCTGAACATGTTTTTATAAAAAATGGTCTAGCACTTTTTCCAAATACTAATGTTTCTATTTTAGAAATTGGTTTTGGAACAGGGCTTAATGCATTCATTACTTTTTTAGAGTCTATCAAAAGAAGTCAAACTATTAATTATGTAGGAGTAGAGGCATACCCAGTATCTGCGCTGGAAGTGTTGGCTATGAATTATGTAGCTGAACTTGATGCAGAACAACACAAAGCTATTTTTGAGACGATGCACACCAGCAATTGGGAAGAAAAAATAATTCTTGCTCCCCATTTTGAAATCACAAAAAGGAAACAGTTTTTTGAACAAATTGAGGATGTTGACGCCTTTGATTTGATTTATTTTGACGCTTTTGGATATAGGGTGCAACCTGATTTGTGGAGTACAGAAATTTTCGAAAGAATGTATAAAGCTCTTAAAAAAGATGGTGTTTTAGTAACTTATGCCGCAAGAGGCGTTGTTAAACGTAGTATGATTGAAGTTGGTTTTACAGTAGAAAAATTAGCCGGGCCACCAGGAAAACGAGAAATGTTTAGAGCCTTTAAAAAATAA
- a CDS encoding nucleoside triphosphate pyrophosphohydrolase family protein, whose product MKKQIDAVKQFHSAFNLGFHDAPVVNLGEKKHLLRYNLMKEENEEYLEAVQNNDLVEIADALGDMMYILCGTIIAHGLQDKMEAVFDAIQLSNMSKLNTDGTPIYREDGKVMKGPNYFKPDFSNIFNEK is encoded by the coding sequence ATGAAGAAACAAATTGACGCTGTAAAGCAATTTCATTCTGCTTTTAACTTAGGATTTCATGATGCGCCTGTTGTTAATCTGGGCGAAAAGAAGCACCTGCTTCGTTATAATTTGATGAAAGAGGAAAATGAAGAATATCTTGAAGCAGTGCAAAATAATGATTTGGTTGAAATAGCAGATGCACTTGGCGATATGATGTATATCTTGTGTGGAACCATAATAGCGCATGGTTTACAAGATAAGATGGAAGCTGTATTTGATGCTATACAGCTTAGTAACATGAGTAAATTAAATACTGATGGGACACCTATTTATAGAGAAGATGGTAAAGTTATGAAGGGACCTAATTATTTTAAACCCGATTTTTCAAACATATTTAACGAAAAATAA
- a CDS encoding branched-chain amino acid aminotransferase: protein MSNTLTTKIETIKATTSKIQDVDFENLSFGSVFTDHLFECDFKDGEWQTPTIKPYAPFLIDPSTRVFHYGQAIFEGMKAYKDTNDDIWLFRPDENYNRFNKSAVRMAMPEVPEAIFMSGLHQLLQLDEAWIKKGNGNSMYIRPFMIATGTGVIANPSNEYKFMIILSPVTSYYAGDVKVLIAEHYSRAANGGIGAAKAAGNYAAQFYPTTLANKEGFQQVIWTDDATHTKLEEAGTMNVFFRINDTLFTAPVSERILDGVTRKTLIDLAKSEGIAVEVRPVLVSELVEAAKNGTLKEIFGAGTAAVISPISGFSFQDVYYDLPKVDHSIAIQLKEKLTNIQNKLDEDTFGWTVKV from the coding sequence ATGAGTAATACTCTAACTACCAAGATTGAAACCATAAAAGCCACTACATCAAAAATACAAGATGTAGATTTTGAAAACTTAAGCTTTGGTTCTGTTTTTACAGATCATTTATTTGAATGTGATTTTAAAGACGGTGAATGGCAAACTCCAACCATCAAACCATACGCGCCTTTTTTAATTGATCCATCAACAAGAGTATTCCATTACGGCCAAGCAATATTTGAAGGAATGAAGGCTTACAAAGATACAAATGATGATATTTGGCTCTTTAGACCTGATGAAAATTACAACCGATTTAATAAATCAGCGGTTCGTATGGCAATGCCAGAGGTTCCAGAAGCTATTTTTATGTCTGGATTACACCAATTATTACAACTAGACGAAGCTTGGATTAAAAAAGGGAATGGAAACTCGATGTACATAAGACCCTTTATGATTGCTACTGGAACGGGTGTGATTGCAAACCCTTCTAACGAATATAAATTCATGATTATCTTATCTCCAGTTACCTCTTATTATGCTGGAGATGTTAAGGTTCTTATTGCTGAACACTACAGTAGAGCTGCAAATGGAGGTATAGGTGCTGCAAAAGCTGCAGGTAACTATGCTGCACAATTTTACCCTACAACTTTAGCAAATAAAGAAGGTTTTCAACAAGTTATTTGGACAGACGATGCTACCCACACTAAACTTGAAGAAGCGGGAACTATGAATGTGTTTTTTAGAATCAACGATACCTTATTCACAGCTCCTGTGAGTGAACGTATTCTTGATGGTGTAACTAGAAAAACACTTATTGACTTGGCAAAAAGCGAAGGTATTGCAGTTGAAGTTCGTCCTGTATTGGTTTCAGAATTAGTTGAAGCAGCAAAAAATGGTACTCTAAAAGAAATATTTGGTGCCGGAACAGCTGCTGTAATTAGTCCTATTTCAGGATTTTCTTTCCAAGATGTATATTATGATCTTCCAAAGGTTGATCATTCAATTGCCATTCAATTAAAAGAAAAATTAACAAACATTCAAAATAAACTTGATGAAGATACTTTTGGCTGGACAGTTAAAGTATAA